GATCAATGGTTAAGGGTTTGCACAGCCAAGACCTCCCCGCCGATGTAGCACATGTCGTCGATCAGCTAGAGCGCCACTGCTTGGCTCCCGATGGATCTCTCATCTCCAAGCCTCTCTACAACGATCTACAACTCGTAATACTCTCTCAATGCTCTCTATGTGTTTGTTGAATTTCCTCACATAATTGGAAAATGGGTGcttcattttatcattaaaaactcGACCCATTTTGTTAAATGTCCaataaattgaataaaagttTGGTGGATACTGAAATGTGCTGTTTGATTTGCAGGCTAGAGAGGAAATGTGCAGGGAACGACTTCGATATCTCGAAGCCATGGTATGTGAATGTTATCTTGTGTTTGGGTTACAGATTGGATTTAAACCATATCCATTGTTTGATTGTAATgtaaataatgaattaaattcaCATATGCCACTGCATCAAGAACATTTCAACaacttcattcatgttcattCACTTCTTTAAGCATATTTTATTTGGGTTACAGATTGGATT
This genomic interval from Vicia villosa cultivar HV-30 ecotype Madison, WI unplaced genomic scaffold, Vvil1.0 ctg.000566F_1_1_3, whole genome shotgun sequence contains the following:
- the LOC131629430 gene encoding AUGMIN subunit 4-like, whose amino-acid sequence is MVKGLHSQDLPADVAHVVDQLERHCLAPDGSLISKPLYNDLQLAREEMCRERLRYLEAMIGFKPSALSLQSKPIVHLLSLKLFCLEEVCDEVLK